The following are encoded together in the Glycine soja cultivar W05 chromosome 5, ASM419377v2, whole genome shotgun sequence genome:
- the LOC114411697 gene encoding pentatricopeptide repeat-containing protein At1g08070, chloroplastic: MMVSCLSPPFVHFLPSSDPPYKLLENHPHLNLLAKCPDIPSLKQIHSLIIKSGLHNTLFAQSKLIEFCALSPSRDLSYALSLFHSIHHQPPNIFIWNTLIRAHSLTPTPTSSLHLFSQMLHSGLYPNSHTFPSLFKSCAKSKATHEAKQLHAHALKLALHLHPHVHTSLIHMYSQVGELRHARLVFDKSTLRDAVSFTALITGYVSEGHVDDARRLFDEIPAKDVVSWNAMIAGYVQSGRFEEALACFTRMQEADVSPNQSTMVSVLSACGHLRSLELGKWIGSWVRDRGFGKNLQLVNALVDMYSKCGEIGTARKLFDGMEEKDVILWNTMIGGYCHLSLYEEALVLFEVMLRENVTPNDVTFLAVLPACASLGALDLGKWVHAYIDKNLKGTGNVNNVSLWTSIIVMYAKCGCVEVAEQVFRSMGSRSLASWNAMISGLAMNGHAERALGLFEEMINEGFQPDDITFVGVLSACTQAGFVELGHRYFSSMNKDYGISPKLQHYGCMIDLLARSGKFDEAKVLMGNMEMEPDGAIWGSLLNACRIHGQVEFGEYVAERLFELEPENSGAYVLLSNIYAGAGRWDDVAKIRTKLNDKGMKKVPGCTSIEIDGVVHEFLVGDKFHPQSENIFRMLDEVDRLLEETGFVPDTSEVLYDMDEEWKEGALTQHSEKLAIAFGLISTKPGSTIRIVKNLRVCRNCHSATKLISKIFNREIIARDRNRFHHFKDGFCSCNDCW, encoded by the coding sequence ATGATGGTGTCGTGTCTTTCCCCTCCCTTTGTTCACTTTCTTCCTTCCTCGGATCCTCCATACAAGCTTCTTGAAAACCACCCTCATCTGAATCTGCTTGCCAAATGCCCCGACATCCCCAGCCTCAAACAAATCCACTCCCTCATCATCAAAAGCGGTCTCCACAACACCCTCTTCGCCCAGAGCAAGCTCATCGAGTTCTGCGCCCTTTCCCCTTCCCGAGACCTCTCCTACGccctctctctcttccactcCATCCACCACCAaccacccaacatcttcatctgGAACACCCTCATTCGCGCCCACTCCCTCACCCCCACTCCCACCTCCTCCTTACACCTCTTCTCCCAAATGTTGCACTCCGGCCTCTACCCCAATTCCCACACCTTCCCTTCCCTCTTCAAGTCCTGTGCCAAATCAAAAGCCACCCATGAAGCCAAACAGCTTCACGCACATGCCCTCAAGCTCGCCCTTCACCTTCATCCACACGTCCACACTTCGCTCATTCACATGTATTCTCAAGTTGGTGAATTACGCCATGCGCGCTTGGTGTTTGATAAAAGTACTCTGAGAGACGCGGTGTCCTTCACTGCTCTTATTACTGGGTATGTGTCCGAGGGCCACGTGGATGACGCTCGACGCCTTTTTGATGAAATTCCCGCCAAGGATGTGGTTTCATGGAATGCCATGATTGCTGGGTATGTTCAAAGTGGTCGCTTTGAGGAAGCCCTGGCGTGCTTTACACGCATGCAGGAGGCTGACGTGTCGCCGAATCAGAGCACTATGGTGAGTGTTCTTTCTGCTTGTGGCCATTTGCGGTCGCTTGAGTTGGGGAAATGGATCGGTTCTTGGGTTAGAGATCGTGGGTTTGGTAAGAATCTTCAGCTTGTTAATGCACTCGTTGATATGTATTCCAAGTGTGGTGAAATTGGTACTGCGCGTAAGTTGTTTGATGGGATGGAGGAAAAAGATGTGATTTTGTGGAATACTATGATTGGTGGTTATTGCCACTTGAGTTTGTACGAGGAAGCCTTGGTGTTGTTTGAGGTCATGCTTAGAGAAAACGTGACGCCTAATGATGTAACGTTCTTGGCCGTTCTTCCGGCTTGTGCTTCCCTTGGTGCTCTTGACCTTGGCAAGTGGGTTCATGCTTATATAGATAAAAACTTGAAAGGCACAGGTAATGTGAATAATGTTTCTCTTTGGACTAGTATCATCGTCATGTATGCAAAGTGTGGCTGTGTTGAGGTGGCGGAACAAGTGTTTAGAAGCATGGGTTCTAGAAGTTTGGCTTCTTGGAATGCCATGATATCAGGGTTAGCCATGAATGGACATGCAGAGAGGGCTCTTGGCCTTTTCGAAGAAATGATCAATGAGGGGTTCCAGCCCGATGATATCACGTTTGTTGGAGTATTGTCTGCTTGTACTCAAGCTGGTTTTGTAGAGCTTGGACACCGATATTTCAGTTCAATGAACAAGGATTACGGGATATCACCAAAATTGCAACACTATGGTTGCATGATAGATCTACTAGCTAGAAGTGGAAAGTTCGATGAAGCTAAGGTTCTGATGGGAAATATGGAAATGGAGCCGGATGGAGCTATTTGGGGTTCTCTGCTTAATGCTTGTAGGATTCATGGACAGGTTGAGTTCGGTGAGTATGTTGCAGAACGCCTCTTTGAATTGGAGCCAGAAAATTCCGGGGCATATGTGcttttgtcaaacatatatgCTGGAGCTGGCAGATGGGATGATGTAGCAAAGATAAGAACTAAGTTAAATGACAAAGGAATGAAGAAAGTTCCCGGTTGCACCTCTATAGAGATTGATGGTGTTGTGCATGAGTTCCTTGTTGGTGATAAGTTCCACCCACagagtgaaaatatttttagaatgcTGGATGAGGTAGATAGGCTCTTGGAGGAGACTGGGTTTGTGCCTGATACTTCTGAGGTACTCTATGATATGGATGAGGAGTGGAAGGAAGGGGCTTTGACTCAACACAGTGAGAAGTTGGCTATTGCTTTCGGTTTGATAAGCACAAAGCCGGGAAGTACAATTAGGATCGTGAAGAATCTTCGTGTTTGTCGAAATTGCCATTCGGCTACTAAGTTAATATCCAAGATCTTCAATAGGGAAATAATTGCAAGGGATAGAAACCGTTTTCACCATTTCAAAGATGGGTTTTGCTCATGCAATGACTGCTGGTGA
- the LOC114411699 gene encoding early nodulin-93-like — MLLLILLERSTLASLDQKLAMAKHCSHEGVMAGAKAAVVATIATAIPTCKDNTLGKSQSQSHCSSSHNFHSGRSCIFHSS; from the exons ATGTTGCTGCTAATTCTTCTTGAGAGGAGTACCTTGGCTTCTCTGGATCAAAAGTTGGCCATGGCCAAACACTGTTCTCATG AGGGTGTGATGGCAGGAGCCAAGGCAGCTGTTGTTGCTACTATTGCCACTGCCATTCCAACT TGTAAGGACAATACCTTGGGCAAGAGCCAATCTCAATCCCACTGCTCAAGCTCTCATAATTTCCACAG TGGCAGGAGCTGCATATTTCATAGTAGCTGA
- the LOC114411698 gene encoding early nodulin-93-like, producing MAQRNVTANSSFERTSLPSLDQKLAMAKRCSHEGVMAGAKAAVVATIATAIPTLASVRMLPWARANLNHSAQALIISTVAGAAYFIVADKTVLATARKNSFNRPSNA from the exons ATGGCCCAGAGAAATGTTACTGCTAATTCTTCTTTTGAAAGGACTAGCTTGCCTTCCCTAGATCAAAAGTTGGCCATGGCCAAGCGCTGCTCTCATG AGGGTGTGATGGCAGGAGCAAAAGCAGCTGTTGTTGCTACTATTGCCACTGCCATACCAACT CTGGCTAGTGTAAGGATGCTTCCTTGGGCAAGAGCCAATCTCAATCACTCTGCTCAAGCTCTCATAATTTCCACAG TGGCGGGAGCAGCATATTTCATAGTAGCTGACAAGACTGTCTTGGCAACTGCTAGAAAGAACTCCTTCAACCGACCCTCTAATGCATGA
- the LOC114411701 gene encoding protein kinase PINOID 2-like, whose product MLPAAPTMNTPIIVTTITTTRDEPDYDSSSSSITVPESSRSWMTNLSFGSRRRRSSVSVSSSTMESPHAKPHKANQAAWEAMRRLWRDKGQVGLDHFRLLRRLGSGDLGNVYLCQIRNPVVGLPQCFYAMKVVDREALAIRKKLQRAEMEKEILAMLDHPFLPTLYTEFDASHYSCLVMEFCPGGDLYAARQRQPGKRFSIASAKFYAAETLLALEYLHMMGIVYRDLKPENVLVREDGHIMLTDFDLSLKCDVIPKLLRSKTRLERSIKSTKRSVPACTAPMQPVLSCFLSSSKKKKATVTTVIRENVEVEENDPELVAEPIDAKSKSFVGTHEYLAPEVILGQGHGSAVDWWTFGVFLYEMLYGRTPFKGENNEKTLVNILKQPLSFPRIAVSSSKEFEEMVKVQDLISKLLVKNPSKRIGSCMGSVEIKRHEFFKGVNWALIRSVRPPEVPSEINKIRSRVLLPKLSKTDSDQPYQLRSHHFEYF is encoded by the exons ATGTTACCAGCTGCACCCACCATGAATACTCCTATTATCGTCACCACTATCACCACCACACGGGACGAACCCGACTATGATAGCAGCTCCTCTTCGATTACGGTGCCCGAATCGAGCAGGAGCTGGATGACCAACCTCAGCTTTGGCAGCCGGCGCCGCCGGAGCTCGGTCTCCGTCAGCTCCTCCACCATGGAGAGCCCGCACGCGAAGCCTCACAAGGCCAACCAGGCTGCATGGGAGGCGATGCGGCGGCTCTGGCGGGACAAGGGGCAGGTGGGGCTGGACCACTTCCGGCTGCTGCGGCGGCTGGGGAGCGGCGACTTAGGGAACGTGTACCTTTGCCAGATAAGGAACCCCGTGGTGGGGTTGCCGCAGTGTTTTTATGCAATGAAAGTGGTGGACAGAGAGGCACTTGCTATAAGGAAGAAGCTGCAGAGAGCGGAGATGGAGAAGGAGATTCTGGCCATGCTTGATCACCCCTTCTTGCCTACTTTGTACACTGAGTTTGACGCTTCTCATTACTCTTGCTTAGTCATGGAGTTCTGCCCCGGTGGAGACTTGTATGCTGCTCGCCAACGCCAGCCCGGGAAGCGCTTTTCCATAGCATCCGCTAA GTTTTATGCGGCTGAGACACTATTGGCGCTAGAGTATCTTCACATGATGGGCATAGTGTACAGGGATTTGAAGCCAGAGAATGTGCTTGTGAGGGAGGATGGGCACATCATGCTTACAGATTTTGATCTTTCGCTCAAATGTGACGTTATTCCGAAGCTGTTAAGGAGCAAGACCAGATTGGAACGCAGCATCAAGAGTACAAAGAGATCTGTGCCAGCCTGCACTGCCCCCATGCAGCCTGTGTTGTCATGTTTCTTATCATcaagcaagaaaaagaaagcgaCTGTGACAACAGTTATAAGGGAAAACGTTGAGGTGGAAGAAAATGATCCAGAGCTGGTGGCTGAGCCTATTGATGCCAAGTCCAAGTCATTTGTAGGGACACACGAGTACTTGGCACCAGAAGTGATTCTGGGCCAAGGACATGGGAGTGCAGTGGATTGGTGGACGTTTGGGGTGTTCTTGTATGAGATGTTATATGGTAGAACACCCTTCAAAGGTGAAAATAATGAGAAAACACTCGTCAACATTTTGAAGCAGCCATTATCTTTCCCTAGAATTGCAGTTAGCAGCAGCAAGGAGTTTGAAGAGATGGTGAAAGTTCAAGACCTTATAAGCAAGTTGTTGGTGAAGAATCCTAGTAAGAGAATTGGAAGCTGCATGGGTTCTGTTGAGATCAAAAGGCACGAGTTCTTCAAGGGTGTAAATTGGGCCTTAATTAGATCAGTTAGGCCCCCTGAGGTCCCTagtgaaataaacaaaattaggaGTAGGGTTTTGCTACCAAAACTTAGCAAAACAGACAGCGATCAGCCTTATCAGCTTAGAAGTCATCATTTTGAATACTTCTAA